A genomic window from Calonectris borealis chromosome 26, bCalBor7.hap1.2, whole genome shotgun sequence includes:
- the BCL2L15 gene encoding bcl-2-like protein 15 isoform X2 — translation MESCNHCHGSGENCSPASVSDRAFLSQRPCSKTLRNSCATIYFSLICQITVTGEVPTGEFKGRSLGSYYSQKEEPVQFWEKEAKIRWQSSPAKKNSCGGVPARSAVGRHAEMATFEEQTKCVVEALFSDLLGEEGTDCRNLETDSEEPAQPAGEPPIPFDPVVVASRLRRMGDQCNVDFERVSSEPLAEVLKGKTEKFGAAVDSLIRSWSDQNPELVYETAFLSVSVKLLTHVAKKGLAMVHPNQLINMINGNSQVRSYIEACGGWENLDN, via the exons ATGGAGTCATGCAATCACTGCCATGGGTCCGGAGAGAACTGCAGTCCAGCCTCCGTGTCAGACAGGGCTTTTCTCTCTCAACGTCCTTGCAGCAAGACTTTAAGGAACAGTTGTGCAACAATTTATTTCAGTCTCATATGCCAAATTACTGTAACAGGAGAGGTACCTACGGGTGAATTCAAAG GGCGGAGTCTGGGGTCATACTATTCCCAGAAGGAAGAACCTGTGCAGTTCTGGGAAAAGGAAGCCAAAATCCGGTGGCAAAGCTCACCTGCAAAGAAGAACAGCTGCGGTGGTGTTCCTGCCCGCTCTGCAGTGGGGAGACACGCTGAAATGGCCACCTTTGAGGAGCAGACAAAGTGCGTTGTGGAAGCCTTGTTCTCTGACCTCCTAGGTGAAGAAGGAACTGACTGCCGGAACCTGGAGACAGACTCGGAAG AGCCTGCGCAGCCTGCGGGAGAGCCTCCAATCCCCTTTGACCCGGTCGTGGTCGCCAGTCGTCTGCGGCGGATGGGGGACCAGTGCAACGTGGATTTCGAAAGGGTTTCCTCAGAGCCTCTTGCTGAAGTGCTCAAGGGAAAG ACGGAGAAGTTTGGGGCTGCCGTGGACTCTCTCATCAGGAGCTGGAGTGACCAGAACCCCGAGCTGGTCTATGAGacagcttttctctctgtttctgtgaAATTGCTAACGCATGTTGCTAAGAAAGGCCTAGCTATGGTGCATCCCAACCAACTCATAAATATGATTAATGGGAATTCTCAAGTGAGAAGCTACATCGAGGCCTGCGGCGGATGG gagAACTTGGACAATTGA
- the BCL2L15 gene encoding bcl-2-like protein 15 isoform X1 codes for MESCNHCHGSGENCSPASVSDRAFLSQRPCSKTLRNSCATIYFSLICQITVTGEVPTGEFKGRSLGSYYSQKEEPVQFWEKEAKIRWQSSPAKKNSCGGVPARSAVGRHAEMATFEEQTKCVVEALFSDLLGEEGTDCRNLETDSEEPAQPAGEPPIPFDPVVVASRLRRMGDQCNVDFERVSSEPLAEVLKGKELLFITREALELPGLACRCRRCSAVQSWWGQLVCRGGKEEDCGERAERVLQLRPVIRPAARARVPARCCASAAGSSSSRFVAPLVRLPAVLPRPQPCFCCCSLYKPQ; via the exons ATGGAGTCATGCAATCACTGCCATGGGTCCGGAGAGAACTGCAGTCCAGCCTCCGTGTCAGACAGGGCTTTTCTCTCTCAACGTCCTTGCAGCAAGACTTTAAGGAACAGTTGTGCAACAATTTATTTCAGTCTCATATGCCAAATTACTGTAACAGGAGAGGTACCTACGGGTGAATTCAAAG GGCGGAGTCTGGGGTCATACTATTCCCAGAAGGAAGAACCTGTGCAGTTCTGGGAAAAGGAAGCCAAAATCCGGTGGCAAAGCTCACCTGCAAAGAAGAACAGCTGCGGTGGTGTTCCTGCCCGCTCTGCAGTGGGGAGACACGCTGAAATGGCCACCTTTGAGGAGCAGACAAAGTGCGTTGTGGAAGCCTTGTTCTCTGACCTCCTAGGTGAAGAAGGAACTGACTGCCGGAACCTGGAGACAGACTCGGAAG AGCCTGCGCAGCCTGCGGGAGAGCCTCCAATCCCCTTTGACCCGGTCGTGGTCGCCAGTCGTCTGCGGCGGATGGGGGACCAGTGCAACGTGGATTTCGAAAGGGTTTCCTCAGAGCCTCTTGCTGAAGTGCTCAAGGGAAAG GAGCTGCTTTTTATCACCCGAGAAGCCCTGGAGCTGCCTGGGCTGGCCTGTCGTTGCAGGAGATGCTCTGCAGTCCAGAGCTGGTGGGGGCAGCTGGTGTGtagagggggaaaggaggaagactGCGGTGAGAGGGCAGAGCGGGTGCTCCAGCTGCGGCCGGTGATCCGCCCTGCGGCCAGAGCTCGCGTGCCAGCACGCTGCTGTGCCAGCGCTGCAGGCAGCTCTAGCTCCAGGTTCGTTGCACCTCTGGTCAGGCTACCAGCTGTCCTCCCCAGGCCTCAACcatgcttctgctgctgcagtttgtACAAGCCGCAGTAA
- the AP4B1 gene encoding AP-4 complex subunit beta-1 isoform X2, which translates to MPYLGGEEALRELRRALSNPHVQADRLRYRAAVLRVIRHMAQGADVSGLFPEMVKASAAADVVQKKLVSLFVRAQAPRQPQLALLAVNTLRKDCAHPSPAVRGLALRSMCGLRMPGIQEYLQQPLLSGLRDKASYVRRAAVLGCAKMLKLQGDSEVDGALVNELYSLLRDQDPIVVVNCLRALEEILKKEGGVVINKPIAHHLLNRPRSEEELFDILNLLDSYLKSSSPSVVMAATKLFLVLAREYPHVQADVLVRVKGPLLSACTSESRELCFTALCHVRQILGSLPGHFSSHYKKFFCSYSEPHYIKCQKMEVLCELVNDENVQQVLEELKGYCTDVSVELAQGAIFAIGNIARTYTEQCVWILTELLGLQQEHITSAVVQAFRDLVWLCPQCTDAVCRALPTCEDAIQDSEGKQALIWLLGAHGEKVPNAPYVLEDFVENMKSEMFPAVKMELLTALVRLFLSRPAECQDMLGRLLYYCIEEEMDMAVRDRGLFYYRLLQSGVEEVKRVLCSPKSDPSLGLLEDQTERPVNTWALEFNTLAPVYGREHWALVTAHQPAEPSYACSPCTDSRNRGTESLISEGNKEVLKVHPDTGSLTLIPDVYLTAEQFEKTWLSLDMSCHLSLPWCGTVHPDTMQTALHVVHIQTIAMSKAGLQPWKAYLSAQDDTGCLFLTELLLEAADSEMQVSVKQSEAKPEALQTFISVLRMVMGTVAGLGS; encoded by the exons atGCCGTACCTGGGCGGCGAGGAGGCGCTGCGGGAGCTCCGCCGGGCTCTGTCCAACCCGCACGTGCAGGCGGACCGGCTGCGGTACCGCGCCGCCGTCCTGCGCGTCATCCG GCACATGGCGCAGGGCGCGGACGTGTCGGGGCTGTTCCCGGAGATGGTGAAGGCCAGCGCGGCGGCCGACgtggtgcagaagaagctggtgTCGCTGTTCGTGCGGGCGCAGGCCCCGCGGCAGCCGCAGCTGGCGCTGCTGGCCGTTAACACGCTGCGCAAGGACTgcgcccaccccagccccgccgTGCGGGGGCTCGCTCTTCGCAGCATGTGCGGCCTCAG gaTGCCCGGCATTCAGGAGTACCTGCAGCAGCCCCTCCTCAGCGGCCTGCGGGACAAGGCCTCCTACGTGCGCAGAGCGGCTGTGCTCGGCTGCGCCAAGATGCTGAAGCTGCAGGGGGACTCCGAAGTGG ATGGTGCATTGGTGAATGAGCTATACAGTTTGCTTCGTGATCAGGATCCTATTGTAGTCGTGAATTGTCTGAGGGCCTTAGAAGAGATCTtgaagaaggagggaggagtTGTCATCAACAAACCCATTGCCCATCATCTCCTcaacag ACCCCGCAGTGAGGAGGAACTCTTTGACATACTCAACCTACTGGACAGCTATCTCAAAAGCAGCAGCCCCAGCGTTGTGATGGCAGCCACCAAACTTTTCCTAGTGCTGGCCAGGGAGTACCCACATGTGCAGGCAGATGTTTTGGTGAGAGTGAAGGGACCACTGCTGTCTGCCTGCACTTCTGAGAGCAGGGAGCTCTGCTTCACTGCACTGTGCCATGTGCGTCAGATCCTTGGTAGCCTTCCTGGCCATTTTAGCAGCCACTACAAAAAGTTCTTCTGTTCGTATTCAGAGCCCCACTACATCAAATGCCAGAAAATGGAGGTGTTGTGTGAGCTGGTGAATGATGAAAACGTACAGCAAGTGCTGGAGGAGCTGAAGGGCTATTGCACTGATGTATCAGTAGAGCTTGCCCAAGGGGCGATCTTCGCCATAG GCAATATTGCTAGGACATACACAGAACAGTGTGTGTGGATTCTGACAGAGCTCCTGGGGCTTCAGCAGGAACATATCACTTCAG CGGTAGTACAGGCTTTTCGGGACCTGGTTTGGCTGTGTCCCCAGTGCACAGATGCCGTGTGTCGGGCACTGCCTACCTGTGAGGATGCCATCCAGGACAGTGAG GGCAAGCAAGCACTGATCTGGCTCCTGGGTGCACATGGTGAGAAAGTACCGAATGCCCCCTATGTTTTAGAGGATTTTGTGGAGAACATGAAATCAGAGATGTTCCCAGCAGTGAAGATGGAGCTTCTGACAGCATTGGTGCGACTTTTCCTGTCTCGTCCTGCTGAGTGTCAGGACATGCTAGGGAGACTGCTCTATTACTGCATAG AGGAGGAGATGGATATGGCAGTACGAGACCGTGGATTGTTCTACTATCGCCTTTTGCAGTCCGGTGTGGAAGAAGTGAAACGGGTCCTGTGTAGCCCCAAGTCTGACCCCTCTCTGGGGCTCCTGGAAGACCAAACTGAGCGACCCGTGAATACATGGGCTTTGGAGTTTAATACTCTTGCACCAGTTTATGGCAGAGAACACTGGGCACTCGTCACTGCTCACCAGCCAGCAGAACCCTCTTACGCTTGTTCTCCTTGTACTGACTCCAGGAACAGAGGCACAG AGTCACTGATTTCTGAAGGGAATAAAGAAGTCCTCAAGGTTCATCCCGATACAGGCAGCCTGACCTTAATTCCTGATGTTTACCTGACTGCAGAACAGTTTGAGAAGACCTGGCTGAGCTTGGACATGAGCTgccacctctctctgccctggTGTGGGACTGTTCATCCAGATACCATGCAGACGGCTCTTCACGTTGTCCACATCCAGACTATTGCTATGAGCAAAGCTGGCCTCCAGCCGTGGAAAGCTTATCTCAGTGCTCAGGATGACACAGGTTGCCTCTTCCTAACAGAGCTCTTGCTTGAGGCGGCAGATTCGGAGATGCAGGTTTCAGTGAAGCAGAGTGAGGCAAAGCCGGAGGCACTGCAAACCTTTATTTCGGTGTTAAGGATGGTCATGGGGACGGTTGCTGGACTGGGGTCCTGA
- the AP4B1 gene encoding AP-4 complex subunit beta-1 isoform X1 — translation MPYLGGEEALRELRRALSNPHVQADRLRYRAAVLRVIRHMAQGADVSGLFPEMVKASAAADVVQKKLVSLFVRAQAPRQPQLALLAVNTLRKDCAHPSPAVRGLALRSMCGLRMPGIQEYLQQPLLSGLRDKASYVRRAAVLGCAKMLKLQGDSEVDGALVNELYSLLRDQDPIVVVNCLRALEEILKKEGGVVINKPIAHHLLNRMADLDQWGQSEVLTFLLRYRPRSEEELFDILNLLDSYLKSSSPSVVMAATKLFLVLAREYPHVQADVLVRVKGPLLSACTSESRELCFTALCHVRQILGSLPGHFSSHYKKFFCSYSEPHYIKCQKMEVLCELVNDENVQQVLEELKGYCTDVSVELAQGAIFAIGNIARTYTEQCVWILTELLGLQQEHITSAVVQAFRDLVWLCPQCTDAVCRALPTCEDAIQDSEGKQALIWLLGAHGEKVPNAPYVLEDFVENMKSEMFPAVKMELLTALVRLFLSRPAECQDMLGRLLYYCIEEEMDMAVRDRGLFYYRLLQSGVEEVKRVLCSPKSDPSLGLLEDQTERPVNTWALEFNTLAPVYGREHWALVTAHQPAEPSYACSPCTDSRNRGTESLISEGNKEVLKVHPDTGSLTLIPDVYLTAEQFEKTWLSLDMSCHLSLPWCGTVHPDTMQTALHVVHIQTIAMSKAGLQPWKAYLSAQDDTGCLFLTELLLEAADSEMQVSVKQSEAKPEALQTFISVLRMVMGTVAGLGS, via the exons atGCCGTACCTGGGCGGCGAGGAGGCGCTGCGGGAGCTCCGCCGGGCTCTGTCCAACCCGCACGTGCAGGCGGACCGGCTGCGGTACCGCGCCGCCGTCCTGCGCGTCATCCG GCACATGGCGCAGGGCGCGGACGTGTCGGGGCTGTTCCCGGAGATGGTGAAGGCCAGCGCGGCGGCCGACgtggtgcagaagaagctggtgTCGCTGTTCGTGCGGGCGCAGGCCCCGCGGCAGCCGCAGCTGGCGCTGCTGGCCGTTAACACGCTGCGCAAGGACTgcgcccaccccagccccgccgTGCGGGGGCTCGCTCTTCGCAGCATGTGCGGCCTCAG gaTGCCCGGCATTCAGGAGTACCTGCAGCAGCCCCTCCTCAGCGGCCTGCGGGACAAGGCCTCCTACGTGCGCAGAGCGGCTGTGCTCGGCTGCGCCAAGATGCTGAAGCTGCAGGGGGACTCCGAAGTGG ATGGTGCATTGGTGAATGAGCTATACAGTTTGCTTCGTGATCAGGATCCTATTGTAGTCGTGAATTGTCTGAGGGCCTTAGAAGAGATCTtgaagaaggagggaggagtTGTCATCAACAAACCCATTGCCCATCATCTCCTcaacag GATGGCTGATCTGGATCAGTGGGGGCAAAGTGAGGTGCTTACCTTCCTTCTGCGTTACAGACCCCGCAGTGAGGAGGAACTCTTTGACATACTCAACCTACTGGACAGCTATCTCAAAAGCAGCAGCCCCAGCGTTGTGATGGCAGCCACCAAACTTTTCCTAGTGCTGGCCAGGGAGTACCCACATGTGCAGGCAGATGTTTTGGTGAGAGTGAAGGGACCACTGCTGTCTGCCTGCACTTCTGAGAGCAGGGAGCTCTGCTTCACTGCACTGTGCCATGTGCGTCAGATCCTTGGTAGCCTTCCTGGCCATTTTAGCAGCCACTACAAAAAGTTCTTCTGTTCGTATTCAGAGCCCCACTACATCAAATGCCAGAAAATGGAGGTGTTGTGTGAGCTGGTGAATGATGAAAACGTACAGCAAGTGCTGGAGGAGCTGAAGGGCTATTGCACTGATGTATCAGTAGAGCTTGCCCAAGGGGCGATCTTCGCCATAG GCAATATTGCTAGGACATACACAGAACAGTGTGTGTGGATTCTGACAGAGCTCCTGGGGCTTCAGCAGGAACATATCACTTCAG CGGTAGTACAGGCTTTTCGGGACCTGGTTTGGCTGTGTCCCCAGTGCACAGATGCCGTGTGTCGGGCACTGCCTACCTGTGAGGATGCCATCCAGGACAGTGAG GGCAAGCAAGCACTGATCTGGCTCCTGGGTGCACATGGTGAGAAAGTACCGAATGCCCCCTATGTTTTAGAGGATTTTGTGGAGAACATGAAATCAGAGATGTTCCCAGCAGTGAAGATGGAGCTTCTGACAGCATTGGTGCGACTTTTCCTGTCTCGTCCTGCTGAGTGTCAGGACATGCTAGGGAGACTGCTCTATTACTGCATAG AGGAGGAGATGGATATGGCAGTACGAGACCGTGGATTGTTCTACTATCGCCTTTTGCAGTCCGGTGTGGAAGAAGTGAAACGGGTCCTGTGTAGCCCCAAGTCTGACCCCTCTCTGGGGCTCCTGGAAGACCAAACTGAGCGACCCGTGAATACATGGGCTTTGGAGTTTAATACTCTTGCACCAGTTTATGGCAGAGAACACTGGGCACTCGTCACTGCTCACCAGCCAGCAGAACCCTCTTACGCTTGTTCTCCTTGTACTGACTCCAGGAACAGAGGCACAG AGTCACTGATTTCTGAAGGGAATAAAGAAGTCCTCAAGGTTCATCCCGATACAGGCAGCCTGACCTTAATTCCTGATGTTTACCTGACTGCAGAACAGTTTGAGAAGACCTGGCTGAGCTTGGACATGAGCTgccacctctctctgccctggTGTGGGACTGTTCATCCAGATACCATGCAGACGGCTCTTCACGTTGTCCACATCCAGACTATTGCTATGAGCAAAGCTGGCCTCCAGCCGTGGAAAGCTTATCTCAGTGCTCAGGATGACACAGGTTGCCTCTTCCTAACAGAGCTCTTGCTTGAGGCGGCAGATTCGGAGATGCAGGTTTCAGTGAAGCAGAGTGAGGCAAAGCCGGAGGCACTGCAAACCTTTATTTCGGTGTTAAGGATGGTCATGGGGACGGTTGCTGGACTGGGGTCCTGA
- the AP4B1 gene encoding AP-4 complex subunit beta-1 isoform X3, whose protein sequence is MADLDQWGQSEVLTFLLRYRPRSEEELFDILNLLDSYLKSSSPSVVMAATKLFLVLAREYPHVQADVLVRVKGPLLSACTSESRELCFTALCHVRQILGSLPGHFSSHYKKFFCSYSEPHYIKCQKMEVLCELVNDENVQQVLEELKGYCTDVSVELAQGAIFAIGNIARTYTEQCVWILTELLGLQQEHITSAVVQAFRDLVWLCPQCTDAVCRALPTCEDAIQDSEGKQALIWLLGAHGEKVPNAPYVLEDFVENMKSEMFPAVKMELLTALVRLFLSRPAECQDMLGRLLYYCIEEEMDMAVRDRGLFYYRLLQSGVEEVKRVLCSPKSDPSLGLLEDQTERPVNTWALEFNTLAPVYGREHWALVTAHQPAEPSYACSPCTDSRNRGTESLISEGNKEVLKVHPDTGSLTLIPDVYLTAEQFEKTWLSLDMSCHLSLPWCGTVHPDTMQTALHVVHIQTIAMSKAGLQPWKAYLSAQDDTGCLFLTELLLEAADSEMQVSVKQSEAKPEALQTFISVLRMVMGTVAGLGS, encoded by the exons ATGGCTGATCTGGATCAGTGGGGGCAAAGTGAGGTGCTTACCTTCCTTCTGCGTTACAGACCCCGCAGTGAGGAGGAACTCTTTGACATACTCAACCTACTGGACAGCTATCTCAAAAGCAGCAGCCCCAGCGTTGTGATGGCAGCCACCAAACTTTTCCTAGTGCTGGCCAGGGAGTACCCACATGTGCAGGCAGATGTTTTGGTGAGAGTGAAGGGACCACTGCTGTCTGCCTGCACTTCTGAGAGCAGGGAGCTCTGCTTCACTGCACTGTGCCATGTGCGTCAGATCCTTGGTAGCCTTCCTGGCCATTTTAGCAGCCACTACAAAAAGTTCTTCTGTTCGTATTCAGAGCCCCACTACATCAAATGCCAGAAAATGGAGGTGTTGTGTGAGCTGGTGAATGATGAAAACGTACAGCAAGTGCTGGAGGAGCTGAAGGGCTATTGCACTGATGTATCAGTAGAGCTTGCCCAAGGGGCGATCTTCGCCATAG GCAATATTGCTAGGACATACACAGAACAGTGTGTGTGGATTCTGACAGAGCTCCTGGGGCTTCAGCAGGAACATATCACTTCAG CGGTAGTACAGGCTTTTCGGGACCTGGTTTGGCTGTGTCCCCAGTGCACAGATGCCGTGTGTCGGGCACTGCCTACCTGTGAGGATGCCATCCAGGACAGTGAG GGCAAGCAAGCACTGATCTGGCTCCTGGGTGCACATGGTGAGAAAGTACCGAATGCCCCCTATGTTTTAGAGGATTTTGTGGAGAACATGAAATCAGAGATGTTCCCAGCAGTGAAGATGGAGCTTCTGACAGCATTGGTGCGACTTTTCCTGTCTCGTCCTGCTGAGTGTCAGGACATGCTAGGGAGACTGCTCTATTACTGCATAG AGGAGGAGATGGATATGGCAGTACGAGACCGTGGATTGTTCTACTATCGCCTTTTGCAGTCCGGTGTGGAAGAAGTGAAACGGGTCCTGTGTAGCCCCAAGTCTGACCCCTCTCTGGGGCTCCTGGAAGACCAAACTGAGCGACCCGTGAATACATGGGCTTTGGAGTTTAATACTCTTGCACCAGTTTATGGCAGAGAACACTGGGCACTCGTCACTGCTCACCAGCCAGCAGAACCCTCTTACGCTTGTTCTCCTTGTACTGACTCCAGGAACAGAGGCACAG AGTCACTGATTTCTGAAGGGAATAAAGAAGTCCTCAAGGTTCATCCCGATACAGGCAGCCTGACCTTAATTCCTGATGTTTACCTGACTGCAGAACAGTTTGAGAAGACCTGGCTGAGCTTGGACATGAGCTgccacctctctctgccctggTGTGGGACTGTTCATCCAGATACCATGCAGACGGCTCTTCACGTTGTCCACATCCAGACTATTGCTATGAGCAAAGCTGGCCTCCAGCCGTGGAAAGCTTATCTCAGTGCTCAGGATGACACAGGTTGCCTCTTCCTAACAGAGCTCTTGCTTGAGGCGGCAGATTCGGAGATGCAGGTTTCAGTGAAGCAGAGTGAGGCAAAGCCGGAGGCACTGCAAACCTTTATTTCGGTGTTAAGGATGGTCATGGGGACGGTTGCTGGACTGGGGTCCTGA
- the DCLRE1B gene encoding 5' exonuclease Apollo: protein MSGTVIPGTPIAVDFWSVRRAGGARLFFLSHMHSDHTVGLSSTWSRPLYCSPLTARLLHRRLQVPTRWIRPLEVGQSHVLGEEVTVTLLDSNHCPGSVMFLFEGTFGTILYTGDFRYTSTMRGEPALRGRHIDRLYLDNTHCHPHRPLPSRQRATRQAAHVIRTHPRHQVVIGVYSLGKETLLVDLAVEFSTWVVVSPWRLEQMRLLELPDVFTTEEGAGRIRAVDVTEIRWDTLVSWNTLQPTIAILPTGRPVKITHPNIHPIPYSDHSSFSELCEFVKWLKPCSVIPIVRGGMCQAYFQKYLSSAPQALPDLKIPKPVQESVQQQSKRKGWEPMCLLKRVARHSVSRGVVYESPEKHTEKSEEFTGVKVLQQNYCESAFCSKEGCTCCHTGKEKGEEELSGEQPGVARAASAVSQAPVSDEHFPTGFAEHYLLTPLNVLKQNSSQKFDKLVEDFFRRGEAS, encoded by the exons ATGAGCGGGACGGTGATCCCCGGTACGCCCATCGCCGTGGACTTCTGGAGCGTGCggagggcgggcggcgcccgcctcTTCTTCCTGTCGCACATGCACTCGGATCACACGGTGGGGCTCTCCAGCACCTGGAGCCGCCCGCTGTACTGCTCGCCGCTCACCGCCCGCCTCCTGCACCGCCGCCTCCAG GTGCCGACGCGCTGGATCCGACCGCTGGAGGTGGGGCAGAGCCACGTGCTGGGCGAGGAGGTGACGGTGACGCTGCTTGACTCCAACCACTGCCCCGGCTCCGTCATGTTCCTCTTCGAGGGCACCTTCGGCACCATCCTCTACACAG GGGACTTCCGCTACACGAGCACCATGCGGGGTGAGCCGGCGCTGAGGGGCCGCCACATCGACCGCCTCTACCTGGACAACACCCACTGCCACCCGCACCGGCCCCTGCCCTCACGGCAGCGCGCCACGCGCCAGGCCGCCCACGTCATCCGCACGCACCCGCGACACCAAGTTGTCATCG GTGTGTacagcctggggaaggagacGCTGCTGGTGGACCTGGCAGTGGAGTTCAGCACCTGGGTCGTGGTGAGCCCCTGGCGCCTGGAGCAGATGCGGCTGCTGGAACTGCCTGATGTGTTCACCACCGAGGAGGGGGCCGGCCGGATCCGTGCTGTGGATGTCACTGAGATCCGCTGGGATACCCTTGTCAGCTGGAACACGCTGCAGCCTACCATTGCCATCCTCCCTACTGGCAGGCCCGTGAAGATCACCCACCCCAACATCCATCCCATTCCGTACTCGGATCACTCATCCTTTTCGGAGCTGTGCGAGTTTGTGAAGTGGCTGAAACCTTGCTCGGTCATTCCAATCGTGAGGGGCGGCATGTGCCAGGCTTACTTTCAGAAATACCTAAGTTCTGCCCCCCAGGCGCTTCCTGACCTCAAAATCCCAAAGCCTGTGCAAGAGTCGgtacagcagcaaagcaaaaggaagggGTGGGAACCCATGTGTCTCTTGAAAAGAGTTGCCCGGCATTCTGTGTCCCGAGGAGTTGTTTATGAGTCCCCAGAGAAACATACTGAGAAATCTGAAGAGTTCACAGGTGTTAAGGTTCTTCAGCAGAACTACTGTGAGTCAGCTTTCTGCTCAAAAGAAGGTTGCACTTGTTGTCACACGGGtaaggagaaaggggaggaagagCTGAGCGGAGAACAGCCTGGAGTAGCAAGAGCAGCTAGTGCTGTTAGCCAGGCACCTGTTTCTGATGAGCACTTTCCAACTGGATTTGCAGAGCATTATTTACTCACTCCCTTAAATGTTCTAAAGCAGAATTCCTCACAGAAATTTGACAAGCTGGTAGAAGATTTCTTTAGGAGGGGAGAAGCATCCTGA